The Glycine soja cultivar W05 chromosome 8, ASM419377v2, whole genome shotgun sequence genome has a window encoding:
- the LOC114421053 gene encoding reticulon-like protein B2: MAEHHEHEEVKGESLLEKISGKIHDHDSSSSSDSDNEKTSASDSLKSKVFRLFGREKPIHHVLGGGKPADVFLWRNKKISASTLGVATAIWVLFELLEYHLLTLVCHFLILGLAVLFLWSNASTFINKSPPKIPQVHIPEKPVLEFASALRVEINRAFALLRDIASGRDLKKFLSVIAGLWVFSILGSWANFLTLFYIAFVLLHTVPVLYEKYEDHVDSFGGKAIAEIKKQYAVFDAKVLSKIPRGPLKDKKKD, encoded by the exons ATGGCGGAGCATCACGAACACGAGGAAGTGAAGGGTGAGTCCTTGTTGGAGAAGATTTCTGGGAAGATCCACGACCACGATTCGTCATCTTCGTCGGATTCCGACAACGAGAAAACCAGCGCTTCTGACTCCTTGAAGTCAAAGGTTTTCAGGCTTTTCGGCAGAGAAAAGCCCATTCACCATGTTCTTGGCGGCGGAAAAC CGGCCGACGTTTTTCTCTGGAGAAACAAGAAGATATCTGCATCGACACTCGGAGTTGCGACCGCTATATGGGTTCTGTTTGAATTGCTTGAGTACCACCTCCTCACCTTGGTTTGCCACTTCCTGATCCTTGGTCTTGCGGTGTTGTTCTTGTGGTCCAATGCATCCACTTTCATCAACAA gAGTCCACCAAAGATCCCACAAGTGCACATTCCAGAGAAACCTGTTTTAGAATTTGCCTCTGCTCTTAGAGTTGAGATCAACCGGGCTTTTGCGTTGTTAAGGGATATTGCATCTGGAAGGGATCTCAAGAAGTTCTTATCA GTGATTGCTGGATTATGGGTTTTCTCTATTTTGGGTAGCTGGGCCAACTTCTTGACCCTGTTCTACATAG CTTTTGTTTTGCTGCACACTGTGCCTGTGCTTTATGAGAAATATGAAGATCATGTAGACTCTTTTGGTGGGAAGGCAATTGCCGAGATTAAGAAGCAATATGCAGTGTTTGATGCGAAGGTGTTGAGCAAGATACCCAGAGGACctttgaaagataaaaagaaagattgA